From a single Okeanomitos corallinicola TIOX110 genomic region:
- the bchI gene encoding magnesium chelatase ATPase subunit I, which yields MTSTAQTTASARRAVFPFTAIVGQEEMKLALLLNVIDPKIGGVMIMGDRGTGKSTTIRALADLLPEIPVVANDPFNSDPSDTDLMSDEVRQQVAQGLEIPVAHKKVQMVDLPLGATEDRVCGTIDIEKALSEGVKAFEPGLLAKANRGILYVDEVNLLDDHLVDVLLDSAASGWNTVEREGISIRHPARFVLVGSGNPEEGELRPQLLDRFGMHAEIHTVKEPALRVQIVEQRGEFDQNPAVYLEQHKADQEALQQKIVQAQELLPQVNLDYELRVKISEVCSELDVDGLRGDIVSNRAAKALTAFEGRTDVTVDDIRRVITLCLRHRLRKDPLESIDSGYKVEKVFARTFGVELPEDAAQKNGTGVKAGVR from the coding sequence GTGACTTCAACTGCTCAAACTACAGCAAGTGCGCGTCGCGCGGTTTTTCCATTTACTGCTATTGTCGGCCAGGAAGAAATGAAACTGGCGCTGCTGTTAAATGTGATTGATCCCAAAATTGGTGGTGTAATGATCATGGGCGATCGCGGCACCGGTAAATCTACTACTATCCGTGCTTTGGCAGATTTGTTGCCAGAAATACCAGTAGTTGCCAATGACCCCTTCAACAGTGATCCCAGCGACACGGACTTGATGAGCGATGAGGTTCGTCAACAAGTAGCGCAAGGGTTAGAAATTCCCGTAGCTCACAAAAAAGTACAAATGGTAGATTTACCATTGGGTGCTACTGAAGACCGGGTTTGCGGTACGATTGACATCGAAAAAGCTCTGTCTGAAGGTGTGAAGGCTTTTGAACCAGGTCTTTTAGCTAAGGCTAACAGAGGTATCCTCTATGTAGATGAGGTCAACCTGTTAGATGACCACTTGGTGGATGTCCTCCTCGACTCTGCTGCTAGTGGTTGGAACACCGTAGAACGGGAAGGTATTTCTATCCGTCACCCAGCGCGGTTTGTGTTGGTGGGTTCAGGAAACCCAGAAGAAGGTGAATTGCGTCCTCAGTTACTAGACCGGTTTGGGATGCACGCGGAAATTCACACCGTGAAAGAACCTGCTTTACGGGTGCAAATTGTGGAACAACGGGGAGAATTTGACCAAAACCCCGCTGTATATTTGGAACAGCACAAAGCTGACCAGGAAGCATTACAACAAAAAATTGTCCAAGCGCAGGAATTGTTACCCCAAGTTAACCTTGACTATGAACTGCGGGTGAAGATTTCTGAAGTTTGTTCAGAATTAGATGTGGATGGTTTGCGTGGTGATATTGTTAGCAACCGCGCTGCTAAAGCTTTGACTGCTTTTGAAGGACGCACAGATGTCACCGTTGATGATATTCGGCGGGTAATTACTTTATGTCTGCGTCACCGTTTGCGGAAAGATCCGTTAGAATCTATTGATTCTGGATATAAAGTAGAAAAAGTTTTTGCTCGCACCTTTGGTGTGGAACTTCCAGAAGATGCTGCACAGAAAAATGGTACTGGTGTAAAAGCTGGGGTACGTTAG
- a CDS encoding nitrate transporter, which yields MENSILLDILATLQRLFVGYIPAAALGIFIGFVIGINGIVYQLFSRLFQIPNSIPSIAFLPMALILFKENETAAIFVVFSGVLWQIIVETATGIQKFKQQDNNFRVAIHYIFRALRSGMWIAWFTVIATEMLAGSKGLGFLVWNGYKASNPKYIIDALLYIAIIGVFLDQLLDFVGYILAQIAKDKSKSSDN from the coding sequence ATGGAAAATAGTATCTTATTAGACATATTAGCTACCTTACAACGTTTATTTGTAGGTTACATACCAGCCGCTGCTTTGGGTATATTTATTGGCTTTGTCATTGGTATAAATGGTATAGTTTATCAATTATTTAGTCGCTTATTTCAAATTCCCAATAGTATTCCTTCTATTGCATTTTTACCCATGGCGCTGATTTTATTTAAAGAGAATGAAACAGCAGCTATTTTTGTAGTTTTTAGTGGAGTTCTTTGGCAAATAATTGTCGAAACTGCTACAGGTATTCAGAAATTTAAGCAACAAGATAATAACTTCCGTGTGGCTATTCATTACATTTTTAGAGCTTTAAGGTCAGGTATGTGGATAGCTTGGTTTACAGTCATTGCTACGGAAATGTTAGCTGGTTCAAAGGGTTTGGGATTTTTGGTTTGGAATGGCTATAAAGCCAGTAATCCTAAATATATAATTGATGCTTTACTTTATATTGCTATTATCGGTGTTTTTCTAGATCAATTACTAGATTTTGTGGGATATATTCTGGCTCAAATTGCTAAGGATAAAAGTAAATCTTCCGATAATTAA
- the map gene encoding type I methionyl aminopeptidase has translation MNIFSNLLSQPVQPKPAPRKRRGIEIKSAREIEIMRQSGKIVATVLKEISELVEPGMTTADLDAHAEKRIREMGATPSFKGYHGFTGSICSSINNEVVHGIPSRKKVIRTGDVLKVDTGAYYQGFHGDSCITIAVGDVTPEAARLINVAEEALFKGIEQVKAGAHLVDIAGAIEDYVKANKFSVVEQFTGHGVGRNLHEEPAVFNYRTRDIPNVKLRAGMTLAIEPILNAGSKNTRILSDRWTAVTVDNALSAQFEHTVLVTDNGYEIFTDRSLV, from the coding sequence ATGAACATTTTCAGTAACTTACTTTCTCAACCAGTCCAACCCAAACCAGCACCCAGAAAACGCCGAGGTATTGAAATTAAATCTGCCCGCGAAATTGAAATTATGCGACAATCAGGAAAAATTGTAGCTACAGTTCTCAAGGAAATTTCTGAGTTGGTAGAACCAGGAATGACTACCGCTGACTTAGATGCTCACGCAGAAAAACGCATCCGGGAAATGGGTGCAACGCCTAGTTTTAAAGGATATCACGGTTTTACAGGTTCAATTTGTTCGAGTATTAATAATGAAGTTGTACATGGTATTCCTAGCCGTAAAAAAGTTATTCGCACCGGAGATGTTTTAAAGGTTGATACCGGAGCTTACTATCAGGGATTTCATGGAGATTCTTGTATAACAATTGCCGTGGGAGATGTCACCCCAGAGGCGGCTAGATTGATTAATGTAGCGGAAGAAGCTTTATTTAAAGGGATTGAACAAGTAAAAGCTGGCGCCCATCTTGTAGATATTGCTGGTGCAATTGAAGACTATGTAAAAGCTAATAAATTTAGTGTGGTTGAACAATTTACAGGTCATGGTGTAGGTAGAAATTTACACGAAGAGCCGGCGGTATTTAATTATAGAACTCGTGATATTCCTAATGTGAAATTGCGCGCTGGAATGACTTTAGCAATTGAACCGATTTTGAATGCTGGTTCTAAAAATACCAGAATTTTATCCGATAGATGGACTGCGGTGACTGTTGATAATGCTTTATCTGCTCAGTTTGAACATACTGTTTTGGTAACAGATAACGGTTATGAAATTTTCACCGATAGATCGTTGGTTTAA
- a CDS encoding amidase, which produces MNETDLAFTSALELAKLVRSREVSPLDLVEVYLERISRLNSQLGSYFTITADLAIADAKAKTELLTTTSELPPFFGVPISIKDLTPVAGVACTYGNPALVNNIPDYDAGVVMKLKQAGFTILGKTATCELGSYPYTEPTGFPPARNPWNLEYTPGGSSGGAAASVAAGLSAIAHGSDGGGSIRGPAACCGIVGIKPARGRITSAPVGDKLGGIGVHGPLARTVSDAAAMLDVMSGYFTGDPYWLETPQTSFLDSTQVKTSPLKIAFSTDIKPFGKADDNCTEGVLKTIKLLTEFGHQIEEKYPDFSGLVEPFKIVWQSGVAAAGLPPEALQPLNRWLLSRTGSAADYLQALGKMQTFSRQIIAFFDHFDVLVLPVYLHSPIRVGEWANLSPEEIFDNIIHWIAPCPIANATGLPAIAIPVGFDSKGLPISVQLIGKPAAESTLISLAAQLEAANPWIQHRPNL; this is translated from the coding sequence ATGAATGAAACAGATTTAGCTTTTACGTCAGCTTTAGAATTAGCAAAATTAGTCCGCAGTCGGGAAGTTTCACCTTTAGATTTAGTAGAAGTCTATTTAGAAAGAATTTCACGTTTAAATTCCCAGTTAGGTAGTTATTTTACTATCACAGCCGATTTAGCGATCGCTGATGCTAAAGCCAAAACCGAATTACTAACTACAACTTCCGAACTACCACCATTTTTTGGTGTCCCAATTTCCATTAAAGACTTAACACCCGTAGCAGGTGTTGCTTGTACTTACGGAAATCCAGCCTTAGTTAATAATATTCCTGACTACGATGCTGGAGTAGTTATGAAGCTCAAACAAGCTGGTTTTACAATTTTGGGTAAAACTGCCACCTGTGAATTAGGTTCTTATCCATACACAGAACCTACGGGATTTCCCCCAGCCAGAAACCCTTGGAACTTAGAATATACCCCTGGTGGTTCTAGTGGTGGTGCAGCGGCCTCGGTTGCAGCGGGATTATCTGCGATCGCTCACGGTTCAGATGGTGGTGGTTCAATTCGTGGCCCTGCGGCCTGTTGTGGTATTGTCGGTATCAAACCAGCCAGAGGTAGAATTACTAGCGCCCCAGTAGGTGATAAATTGGGAGGGATAGGTGTTCATGGACCCTTGGCCAGAACCGTCAGTGATGCAGCAGCAATGTTAGATGTGATGTCTGGCTATTTCACTGGTGATCCTTATTGGTTAGAAACTCCACAAACTTCATTTTTAGACTCTACCCAAGTCAAAACATCTCCCTTAAAAATCGCCTTTAGTACCGACATTAAACCTTTTGGAAAAGCAGATGACAACTGTACAGAAGGGGTATTAAAAACTATTAAATTGTTAACAGAATTTGGACATCAAATAGAAGAAAAATATCCTGATTTTAGTGGTCTAGTAGAACCATTTAAAATAGTTTGGCAATCTGGAGTAGCAGCAGCAGGACTACCCCCAGAAGCACTACAACCATTAAATCGCTGGTTATTATCGAGAACAGGTTCTGCGGCTGATTATTTGCAAGCATTAGGCAAAATGCAAACATTTTCACGGCAAATAATCGCCTTTTTTGATCACTTTGATGTCTTAGTTTTACCCGTTTATTTACACTCACCAATTCGTGTAGGTGAATGGGCAAATTTAAGCCCAGAAGAAATATTTGACAATATCATTCACTGGATTGCACCTTGTCCCATAGCCAATGCGACTGGTTTACCTGCGATCGCCATTCCTGTAGGTTTTGATAGCAAAGGTTTACCTATAAGTGTACAGTTAATTGGTAAACCAGCCGCTGAATCTACTTTAATTAGTTTAGCAGCACAATTAGAAGCAGCTAATCCTTGGATTCAACATCGTCCAAATCTATAG
- a CDS encoding TIGR04376 family protein — MGLFDDFSRFLEDRLEEFLRNNPHLELEMLLEQLREQEEDTLKLIADLQAQEKRSQDDILATAQEIQRWHIRIQKAKAAGRDDLVQPAQAREDALLREGNQKWGQMQGLKERINQSQELLSKIQQRRQEVQAKATEAQKAREKNKAQQRLETNPWQTQSSSYYDKFDELEEQFRRLETQEELEQMKRNIGK, encoded by the coding sequence GTGGGTTTATTTGATGATTTCAGTCGGTTTTTAGAAGATCGTTTAGAAGAATTCTTGCGTAATAATCCCCATTTAGAATTAGAAATGCTGCTAGAACAGCTACGGGAGCAAGAAGAAGATACACTAAAATTGATTGCAGATTTACAAGCACAGGAAAAGCGATCGCAAGATGATATACTCGCTACAGCGCAAGAAATACAACGTTGGCACATTCGTATTCAAAAAGCTAAAGCCGCAGGTAGAGATGATTTAGTCCAACCAGCACAAGCTAGAGAAGATGCACTTTTGCGGGAAGGTAATCAAAAATGGGGACAAATGCAAGGCTTAAAAGAACGTATTAACCAGTCCCAAGAACTATTAAGCAAAATTCAACAGCGTCGGCAAGAAGTGCAAGCAAAAGCGACGGAAGCACAGAAAGCAAGGGAAAAAAATAAAGCTCAACAGCGTTTAGAAACCAACCCTTGGCAAACTCAATCTAGTAGTTATTATGATAAATTTGACGAACTAGAAGAACAATTTCGTCGTTTAGAAACCCAAGAAGAACTAGAACAAATGAAACGGAATATAGGAAAATAA
- a CDS encoding D-alanyl-D-alanine carboxypeptidase family protein: MKLNPELKKQLIQVTLISFIVFLFTVSISIFIKSRQSLPNSLVTRRDNTRISSTEKFIPNQELNEQQRFLDTINYQLKNIPSTDTYEYILLRAYGTIFINQNSEIKLPPKVILDNEQETETFQQNLQLTLVEGTRECYLQTAAAEAFNQARSIIDIPLKSGYSGDCTRSYATTLRFWQKYTNNSTLEQVKQGKETNILSLVAPPGTSQHLWGLALDLGVLNPAQKRALNENGWFQTVVKDTPHWTYLGWDEESLPKFGLRDKTVQGITYWVTPI, encoded by the coding sequence ATGAAACTGAACCCTGAACTAAAAAAACAATTAATACAAGTAACTCTAATTAGTTTTATCGTTTTCCTTTTTACTGTCTCTATTAGCATTTTTATCAAAAGTCGTCAATCATTACCTAATTCTCTAGTTACTAGAAGAGATAATACCCGGATTTCCTCAACAGAAAAATTTATTCCCAATCAAGAATTAAATGAACAACAAAGATTTTTAGACACTATTAATTATCAATTAAAAAATATACCCTCAACAGATACCTATGAATATATTTTACTCCGTGCCTATGGAACTATATTTATTAACCAAAACTCAGAAATTAAATTACCACCAAAAGTTATTCTAGATAACGAACAAGAAACAGAAACCTTTCAGCAAAATTTACAATTAACCTTAGTAGAAGGTACGAGAGAATGTTACTTACAAACAGCCGCAGCGGAGGCTTTTAACCAAGCTAGAAGTATAATAGATATACCTTTAAAATCAGGATATTCTGGTGATTGTACCCGCAGTTATGCAACTACGTTAAGATTTTGGCAAAAATATACTAATAACAGTACCTTAGAACAAGTAAAACAAGGAAAAGAAACTAATATTCTCAGTTTAGTTGCACCACCAGGAACTTCACAACATCTCTGGGGTTTGGCACTTGATTTAGGAGTATTAAACCCAGCCCAAAAACGAGCATTAAATGAAAATGGCTGGTTTCAAACAGTGGTAAAAGATACTCCCCACTGGACTTATCTTGGTTGGGATGAAGAGAGTTTACCAAAATTCGGTCTTAGGGATAAAACAGTACAAGGTATTACCTATTGGGTGACACCAATTTAA
- a CDS encoding type II toxin-antitoxin system HicB family antitoxin, whose protein sequence is MRYQVKLNKIDHVYAIWCPALPGCWTVGDTEQEALEKIKYVIKDYLQGLDDTTKNAEFYYIDV, encoded by the coding sequence ATGCGATATCAAGTTAAGCTGAACAAAATAGATCATGTCTATGCAATTTGGTGTCCTGCTTTACCCGGATGCTGGACAGTTGGTGATACGGAACAAGAAGCCTTAGAAAAGATAAAATATGTCATTAAAGATTACTTACAAGGACTTGATGATACTACCAAAAATGCAGAGTTTTATTATATAGATGTATAG
- a CDS encoding collagen-like protein yields the protein MFKGLATKLPLVVTFCLLNTANFSPVAAVETCELNTVKASYKIADRTQRDRDRRYYNQNESKGSDGRAGREGRNGENQTISANGSPVNLDLSGTNGEDGEDGENAFRPRCGREERAYSNSDIRAADGGDGGNGGKGGDGGNGGSLTVYFRNLADLQNIFVRTVGGEGGRGGRGGEGTRGCNCRRSRWEEKTCTGRQCTNKTYRCYDGTDGRDGSYGGDGKQGSLGTLSIINSQEPLQSDQPTIKTPISQLTNQQFNLSKNKWNLRQGATALLAPGSVIADQYREFDRRLESTLKLIWQEKQPISNFADQNVTLTLNDNEQIEISFPEDMWVDGNVELKNQLTEYTVNYAIPKQEVTKLAVAEFSGTGSNLNLKIVDLARRSDLINTKFKVKYRGKDNFSEGFGYQTFYEGEIPDSLVSRNYNRFTLDLGKLKMPNKAVSSGTDVEIEVVAIRSLGERSAQQTLRWKSRIPRNR from the coding sequence ATGTTTAAAGGTTTAGCGACAAAATTGCCTCTTGTAGTAACTTTCTGCTTATTAAATACCGCGAATTTTTCACCTGTTGCTGCTGTGGAGACTTGCGAACTGAACACAGTAAAAGCAAGCTATAAAATAGCTGATCGAACTCAGAGAGATAGAGACAGAAGATATTACAATCAAAATGAGTCTAAAGGCAGTGACGGCCGTGCAGGAAGAGAAGGACGTAATGGAGAAAACCAAACTATTTCCGCTAACGGTTCACCAGTAAATCTTGATCTATCAGGCACAAATGGAGAAGATGGAGAAGATGGAGAAAACGCCTTTAGACCTCGATGTGGAAGAGAAGAACGAGCATATTCCAACTCTGATATTCGCGCTGCTGATGGTGGAGATGGGGGAAACGGTGGTAAAGGTGGAGACGGAGGAAATGGTGGTTCTCTCACAGTTTATTTCCGCAATTTAGCAGACTTACAGAATATTTTTGTCCGCACAGTTGGGGGAGAAGGTGGACGAGGTGGCCGTGGTGGTGAAGGAACAAGAGGTTGTAATTGTCGTCGTTCCCGATGGGAAGAAAAAACCTGTACAGGAAGACAATGTACTAATAAAACCTATCGTTGTTATGATGGCACGGATGGCCGAGATGGTAGTTATGGCGGTGATGGTAAACAGGGAAGTTTAGGGACTTTAAGCATCATTAATAGTCAAGAACCATTGCAAAGTGATCAACCAACCATCAAAACCCCTATTTCCCAATTAACAAATCAACAATTTAACCTTTCTAAAAATAAATGGAATCTGCGTCAAGGTGCAACAGCTTTACTTGCACCAGGTTCTGTAATTGCTGATCAATATCGAGAATTTGATCGGCGGTTAGAAAGCACTTTGAAATTAATTTGGCAAGAAAAACAGCCAATTTCTAACTTTGCTGATCAAAATGTCACCCTCACCTTAAATGATAATGAACAAATAGAAATATCCTTCCCAGAAGATATGTGGGTTGACGGGAATGTAGAACTGAAAAATCAGCTAACAGAATATACAGTTAATTATGCTATTCCTAAACAAGAAGTCACCAAATTAGCAGTAGCAGAATTTTCTGGAACAGGGTCAAACCTCAACCTAAAAATAGTTGATTTAGCAAGAAGATCAGATTTAATCAATACTAAGTTTAAGGTAAAATACAGAGGAAAAGATAACTTTTCTGAAGGCTTTGGTTATCAAACTTTCTATGAAGGGGAAATACCAGATTCTTTAGTCAGTCGTAACTATAACCGCTTTACCCTAGATTTAGGCAAGTTAAAAATGCCTAATAAAGCCGTTAGTTCTGGTACAGATGTAGAAATTGAAGTAGTCGCCATACGTTCTTTAGGTGAACGTTCTGCACAACAAACTTTAAGATGGAAAAGTAGAATTCCTAGAAATAGATAA
- a CDS encoding glycosyltransferase: MKLSLCMIVKNEEVALPKCLESVKNVVDEIVVLDTGSTDKTPEIAQQFGAKLHYFPWCNDFSKARNEALKYVTGDWILVLDADETLTPEIVPQIREAINIDDYLLINLVRQEVGATQSPYSLVSRLFRNHPDISFDSPYHALVDDSVMAILKKETDWQVGYLPKVAILHAGYQKAVINQQNKHAKAAASMEEFLATHPDDAYLCSKLGAIYVEIGKVNEGIDLLNHGLNLVVGNSRKSEKKASGWLKDSQAMRIKNSLNEDREEENYDILYELNYHLGIAYTQLKDFSLAISYYQAALKLPIYPLLKLGGYNNLGNLLKATGDLPGARNAYATALKIDDSFVTGYYNLGMVSKAMGLFVEAIDAYNCAISLNPDYAEAYQNLGVVLLKVGDLENSMAAFEYAINLHEKDNPEEAKRLFQGLQEMGFLGDR, encoded by the coding sequence ATGAAACTAAGTTTGTGCATGATTGTTAAAAATGAAGAAGTTGCATTACCAAAATGCCTAGAAAGTGTAAAAAATGTAGTAGATGAAATTGTAGTTCTAGATACGGGTTCAACTGATAAAACACCAGAAATTGCTCAACAATTTGGTGCTAAATTACATTATTTTCCGTGGTGCAATGATTTTAGCAAAGCTCGTAACGAGGCGTTAAAATATGTCACTGGTGATTGGATTTTGGTGTTAGATGCTGATGAAACTCTCACGCCAGAAATTGTGCCACAAATTAGAGAAGCTATTAATATTGACGATTATTTATTAATTAATCTTGTCCGTCAAGAAGTTGGTGCAACTCAATCACCCTATTCTCTAGTTTCTAGATTATTTCGTAACCATCCAGATATTAGTTTTGATAGTCCTTATCATGCGTTGGTTGATGATAGTGTGATGGCAATTTTAAAGAAAGAAACTGATTGGCAAGTTGGATATTTACCAAAAGTTGCTATTTTGCACGCTGGATATCAAAAAGCTGTAATTAATCAACAAAATAAACACGCTAAAGCCGCAGCTAGTATGGAGGAATTTCTTGCTACTCATCCTGATGATGCTTATCTTTGTAGTAAATTAGGGGCTATATATGTGGAAATAGGTAAAGTTAATGAAGGAATTGATTTATTAAACCATGGTTTAAATTTGGTAGTTGGTAATTCTAGAAAATCTGAAAAAAAAGCTTCAGGTTGGTTGAAAGATTCCCAAGCAATGAGAATAAAAAACTCTCTTAATGAAGATAGAGAAGAAGAAAATTATGATATTTTATATGAATTAAATTATCATTTAGGTATTGCCTATACACAGTTAAAAGATTTCTCTCTGGCTATTTCTTATTATCAAGCGGCGTTGAAATTGCCTATTTATCCATTATTAAAATTGGGGGGATATAATAATTTAGGTAATTTATTAAAAGCAACAGGAGATTTACCAGGAGCAAGAAATGCTTATGCAACTGCTTTAAAAATTGATGATAGTTTTGTAACTGGTTATTATAATTTGGGCATGGTTTCTAAGGCAATGGGTTTGTTTGTTGAGGCGATTGATGCTTATAATTGTGCGATATCTTTAAATCCTGATTATGCAGAAGCTTATCAAAATTTAGGGGTGGTTTTGTTAAAGGTTGGTGATTTGGAGAATAGTATGGCAGCTTTTGAATATGCTATTAATCTCCATGAAAAAGATAATCCTGAAGAGGCGAAAAGGTTATTTCAAGGTTTGCAGGAAATGGGATTTTTAGGTGACAGATGA
- a CDS encoding methylenetetrahydrofolate reductase: MQDSHSTSALNNFRKAVVAGDFLVTAEVSPPKGGDPTHMIEMTATLKGRVHAVNITDGSRAVLGMSSLAASVILLQQGIEPICQMACRDRNRIGLQADLMGAHALGIRNILALTGDPVKAGDHPDAKPVFDLESIRLLRLIRNMNEGFNFNQKPLKDGTLDLFPGAAVDPQSKSWSGLQSRFEKKIEAGAQFFQSQLITDFEKLEKFMDQIASRYNKPILAGIFLLKSAKNAQFINKAVPGVNIPDHIIDRLEKAKQPLAEGMKIAAEQIQNAKSICQGVHIMAVKREDLIAPILDLAGVKAIE; this comes from the coding sequence ATGCAGGATAGCCATAGCACCAGTGCTTTAAATAACTTCCGTAAAGCCGTAGTAGCAGGAGATTTTCTGGTTACTGCTGAAGTATCACCCCCAAAAGGGGGAGATCCCACACACATGATTGAAATGACAGCGACTCTTAAGGGGAGAGTTCATGCTGTGAATATTACCGATGGAAGTCGTGCTGTATTGGGGATGTCGTCTCTAGCAGCTTCGGTGATTTTATTGCAACAAGGAATTGAACCAATTTGTCAGATGGCGTGCCGCGATCGCAATAGAATTGGATTACAAGCAGATTTAATGGGCGCTCATGCTTTAGGTATTCGTAACATTTTAGCCCTCACTGGTGATCCTGTAAAAGCAGGTGATCATCCCGATGCTAAACCAGTATTTGATTTAGAATCTATCCGTCTTTTGCGGTTAATTAGAAACATGAATGAAGGGTTTAATTTTAACCAGAAACCTTTAAAAGATGGCACCTTAGATTTATTTCCCGGTGCAGCAGTAGACCCCCAATCTAAAAGTTGGTCAGGTTTACAAAGCCGATTTGAAAAAAAAATAGAAGCGGGAGCGCAATTTTTTCAAAGTCAATTAATTACAGATTTTGAAAAATTAGAAAAGTTCATGGATCAAATTGCATCCCGTTACAACAAACCAATTCTAGCAGGAATTTTTCTGTTAAAATCTGCCAAAAATGCTCAATTCATTAATAAAGCCGTTCCTGGTGTAAATATTCCTGATCATATTATTGACAGGTTAGAAAAAGCCAAACAACCATTAGCAGAAGGGATGAAAATTGCCGCCGAACAGATCCAAAATGCCAAAAGTATCTGTCAAGGTGTACATATTATGGCAGTAAAACGAGAAGATTTGATCGCACCAATTTTAGATTTAGCCGGGGTTAAAGCTATAGAATAG
- the trpS gene encoding tryptophan--tRNA ligase, whose translation MGKQRVLSGVQPTGNLHLGNYLGAIRNWVEIQDQYENFFCVVDLHAITVPHNPATLAADTYTIAALYLACGIDLQHSHIFVQSHVSAHSELCWLLNCITPLNWLQDMIQFKEKAVKQAENVSAGLLTYPVLMAADILLYQADKVPVGDDQKQHLELARDIVNRFNHQFAKDKPLLKLPNPLIRRDGARIMSLTDGKKKMSKSDPSELSRINVLDPPDQIANKIKRCKTDPVRGLSFDEPDRPECNNLLTLYMLLSGKTKEAVETECADMGWGQFKPLLAETTINALKPIQDKYKEVMDEKGYLESVLKDGREKAEAIANQTLADVKSALGYTARL comes from the coding sequence ATGGGTAAGCAGCGCGTTCTGTCGGGAGTTCAACCAACTGGTAATTTACACTTGGGTAATTACTTGGGTGCTATTCGCAACTGGGTGGAAATTCAAGATCAGTATGAAAATTTCTTTTGTGTGGTAGATTTACACGCCATTACCGTACCACATAACCCCGCCACCTTAGCGGCTGATACTTACACCATCGCTGCTTTATATTTAGCCTGTGGCATTGATTTACAACATTCTCACATTTTTGTCCAGTCTCATGTTTCTGCACACAGTGAACTCTGTTGGTTGCTAAATTGCATCACTCCCTTAAATTGGTTGCAGGATATGATTCAATTTAAGGAAAAAGCCGTTAAACAAGCGGAGAATGTTAGTGCAGGTTTGTTGACTTATCCAGTTTTGATGGCTGCGGATATTTTACTTTATCAAGCAGATAAAGTGCCTGTGGGTGACGACCAAAAGCAACATTTAGAATTAGCGCGGGATATTGTCAACAGGTTTAACCATCAATTTGCTAAGGATAAACCATTGTTAAAATTACCCAATCCTTTAATTAGGAGGGACGGTGCAAGGATAATGAGTTTAACTGATGGGAAAAAGAAGATGTCAAAATCTGATCCTTCGGAGTTAAGCAGAATTAATGTTTTAGATCCTCCAGATCAAATTGCTAATAAAATTAAACGCTGTAAGACTGATCCAGTGCGGGGTTTAAGCTTTGATGAACCAGACCGTCCCGAATGTAATAACCTGTTAACTCTGTATATGCTGCTGTCTGGAAAAACTAAGGAAGCAGTAGAGACTGAATGTGCAGATATGGGTTGGGGTCAATTTAAACCCTTATTAGCGGAAACTACAATTAATGCTTTAAAACCCATTCAGGATAAATATAAGGAAGTGATGGACGAAAAAGGTTATTTAGAGTCAGTGTTAAAAGATGGTAGAGAAAAAGCAGAGGCGATCGCCAATCAAACTTTAGCAGATGTAAAATCAGCTTTAGGTTATACAGCGCGGTTGTAA